A region from the Lepidochelys kempii isolate rLepKem1 chromosome 16, rLepKem1.hap2, whole genome shotgun sequence genome encodes:
- the B3GALT9 gene encoding beta-1,3-galactosyltransferase 9 has translation MFCRLRTHHWCFIIFNIMLFHALLFGGDLLEEYFLHSLPVTYTDMKILKIREKARKLDMDPLKTNMSKSYIISSSEVCSDQEVFLLVVVCSSPENRTRRNLIRLTWGNVTGIRGYAVLILFALGKPASETIQLDISEESQKHGDIIEGNFLDSFENQTLKIVMSMEWTVTFCSTARFVLKTEEEMFVNIPSLAEYLLSLRTHLEDIYIGRVIHQDMPDRDPQSQSFISLSQYQEEYYPDYCSGTAFVISQDVARKIYVVARETPVFVPPDVFVGICAKNAGIIPIQNSRFSGKKHIRYNRCCYKFIFTSSEMKDELFKEWREISDGKDCTLLETYYGLVSCRVLTYFDKFKHFNIETIKKEALHFTN, from the coding sequence ATGTTCTGCAGACTTCGGACACACCACTGGTGTTTTATTATATTCAACATCATGCTCTTCCATGCTTTGCTGTTTGGAGGAGATTTACTGGAGGAATACTTTCTACATTCGCTACCTGTCACCTACACTGACATGAAAATTCTCAAAATCAGGGAGAAGGCCAGGAAATTAGACATGGATCCCCTAAAGACCAATATGTCCAAGTCTTACATCATCAGCAGTTCAGAGGTCTGCTCAGATCAAGAGGTATTTCTGCTTGTTGTTGTGTGCAGCAGCCCAGAAAACAGGACAAGGCGTAACCTGATCAGACTAACATGGGGGAATGTGACAGGCATCAGGGGGTATGCTGTgcttattttgtttgctttaggAAAGCCAGCTTCAGAAACCATCCAGTTAGACATCAGTGAAGAGTCTCAAAAGCATGGAGATATCATTGAAGGAAACTTCCTTGATTCTTTTGAGAATCAGACACTGAAGATTGTGATGAGCATGGAGTGGACTGTAACATTCTGTTCCACTGCAAGGTTTGTTCTCAAAACCGAAGAAGAAATGTTTGTCAACATTCCAAGTTTGGCTGAATATTTGCTTAGCTTAAGAACACATCTTGAGGATATTTACATTGGAAGAGTCATTCATCAAGATATGCCTGACAGAGACCCTCAAAGCCAGAGCTTCATTTCTCTCAGTCAATATCAAGAAGAGTATTACCCAGATTACTGTAGTGGAACGGCTTTTGTCATTTCCCAGGATGTTGCTCGGAAGATATACGTTGTTGCCAGGGAAACACCAGTTTTTGTTCCTCCTGACGTCTTTGTTGGAATCTGTGCTAAGAATGCTGGCATCATACCCATTCAAAATTCTAGATTTTCTGGGAAAAAGCACATTAGATACAATCGATGTTGCTACAAATTCATTTTCACCTCTTCTGAAATGAAAGATGAGCTATTTAAAGAATGGAGGGAGATAAGCGATGGGAAAGACTGCACTTTACTGGAAACTTATTATGGGCTGGTGTCCTGCAGAGTACTGACCTACTTTGACAAGTTTAAACATTTTAACATAGAAACAATAAAAAAGGAGGCTTTGCATTTTACCAATTAA